In a genomic window of Spirosoma agri:
- the pruA gene encoding L-glutamate gamma-semialdehyde dehydrogenase has product MSIGLFNVPNPVNEPVKEYRPGSSEREALTKALQDFRATETDIPMYIGGQKVRTERKLRVSPPHDHQHTLGYFHEGDAQHVEQAIDAALAAKENWASLTWEHRASIFLKAADLLAGPYRAKINAATMLGQSKNAYQAEIDAACEFIDFLRFNVHYATEIYRQQPNSSPGVWNRLEYRPLEGFVFALTPFNFTAIAGNLPTSAAMMGNTVVWKPAYTQVLSAKVIMDVLTEAGLPDGVINLIYVDGPVAGDVIFNHPDFAGIHFTGSTGVFQTIWGTIGANIHKYKSYPRIVGETGGKDFVVAHESADAEEVATGLVRGAFEYQGQKCSAASRAYIPSTLWPAVEAKVKQFLSEIKTGAVEDFTNFVNAVIDEKSFKKITAYIDAAKKSDAVRIVAGGNYDGSKGYFIEPTVLQVNDPQYRTMCEEIFGPVLSIYVYEPSEFDAILQVVDTTSPYALTGSIFAKDRYVIDQVSKVLQNAAGNFYINDKPTGAVVGQQPFGGARASGTNDKAGSALNLYRWVSARTIKETYVSPRHFAYPFLQAD; this is encoded by the coding sequence ATGTCGATTGGGTTATTTAACGTTCCAAATCCAGTAAACGAACCGGTGAAAGAGTACCGGCCAGGTTCATCAGAACGCGAAGCGTTAACGAAAGCCTTGCAGGATTTCCGCGCTACAGAAACTGATATTCCAATGTACATTGGCGGTCAGAAGGTGCGAACAGAGCGCAAACTGCGGGTTTCGCCACCCCACGATCATCAGCATACGCTCGGGTATTTTCACGAGGGAGATGCACAGCATGTTGAGCAGGCAATTGACGCTGCTTTGGCCGCGAAGGAAAATTGGGCTAGTTTGACATGGGAACACCGAGCCAGCATTTTTCTGAAAGCAGCGGATTTATTAGCCGGCCCGTACCGGGCAAAAATCAACGCGGCAACAATGCTTGGTCAATCGAAGAATGCATATCAGGCTGAGATTGATGCTGCCTGCGAGTTCATTGATTTTCTTCGCTTCAATGTTCATTACGCAACAGAAATATATCGTCAGCAGCCAAATTCATCACCGGGTGTCTGGAATCGCTTAGAATACAGACCGCTGGAAGGTTTCGTTTTTGCGTTGACGCCGTTCAACTTCACGGCCATTGCCGGAAATCTGCCTACATCGGCGGCCATGATGGGAAACACGGTTGTGTGGAAGCCAGCTTATACACAGGTATTATCCGCCAAAGTCATTATGGATGTATTGACAGAAGCGGGTCTACCTGACGGCGTAATAAACCTAATTTACGTGGATGGCCCTGTGGCTGGTGACGTGATTTTTAATCATCCGGATTTTGCAGGCATTCATTTCACCGGTAGTACCGGTGTCTTTCAAACCATCTGGGGAACGATTGGAGCCAATATCCACAAATACAAATCGTATCCTCGTATCGTTGGTGAAACAGGGGGTAAAGATTTCGTCGTTGCCCACGAATCCGCAGATGCGGAAGAAGTGGCGACAGGGCTGGTGCGTGGTGCCTTCGAATACCAGGGGCAGAAATGTTCAGCTGCCTCACGCGCGTACATTCCATCAACATTGTGGCCAGCTGTTGAAGCAAAAGTGAAACAATTCCTAAGCGAGATCAAAACAGGCGCGGTCGAAGACTTTACCAATTTCGTTAATGCTGTGATCGATGAAAAATCGTTTAAAAAAATCACAGCTTATATAGATGCGGCTAAAAAAAGTGATGCGGTACGGATTGTGGCCGGTGGAAACTACGACGGCTCGAAAGGGTATTTTATAGAACCAACCGTCCTACAGGTAAACGATCCTCAATACAGAACCATGTGCGAAGAGATATTCGGACCCGTACTGTCGATCTATGTGTACGAGCCATCTGAATTTGACGCTATTCTTCAGGTTGTCGACACAACATCGCCTTATGCGCTGACAGGATCTATCTTTGCGAAGGACCGGTATGTGATCGATCAAGTATCAAAAGTGCTCCAGAATGCCGCTGGTAACTTTTATATTAACGACAAACCAACGGGGGCGGTAGTGGGACAACAGCCATTTGGCGGTGCCCGGGCGTCTGGAACGAATGATAAGGCGGGATCTGCGCTGAATTTGTACCGGTGGGTTTCCGCACGTACAATTAAGGAAACTTATGTGAGTCCCAGGCACTTTGCTTATCCATTCTTACAGGCCGATTAA
- the thrC gene encoding threonine synthase has product MRFYSTNSPQQTVSAEEALFHSLPADKGLYMPTPLPHLGADFFEKIAGQSLADIGFEISKALFGDEISTADLENLTHQAFSFDTPIVELEPGKTSVLELFHGPSLAFKDVGARYMAGLMSYYSNRNDKEVNILVATSGDTGGAVAMGFHNVPGVRVSILYPTGRVSELQEKQLTTLGGNIQAFEVDGSFDDCQAIVKQAFVDPELNTHLSLSSANSINIFRLIPQGFYYVRAYGQVRKYSKPVVFSTPSGNFGNLSAGAMVQQMGLPVAHFVAATNLNNVVPAYIKTGLYATKPSVATVSNAMDVGSPSNFVRLSHLYSDGYDRFKENVSGYFYDDDETRAGMQRIDDQYGYVACPHTAIGIMGLEAYLAETKLDYTGVALATAHPSKFKPLVEEVLGRPIRVPERLAILADRDKQSIRIPADYEVFKESLLQSVS; this is encoded by the coding sequence ATGCGATTTTATAGCACAAATAGCCCTCAGCAAACTGTTTCCGCCGAGGAAGCCCTTTTTCACAGTTTACCTGCTGATAAAGGCTTGTACATGCCGACTCCCCTACCGCATTTAGGTGCCGATTTTTTCGAGAAGATCGCCGGTCAGTCGTTGGCCGACATTGGGTTTGAAATCAGTAAAGCTTTATTCGGTGATGAGATTAGTACGGCTGATCTGGAAAATCTGACTCATCAGGCTTTTTCGTTTGACACACCGATTGTTGAGCTCGAACCAGGGAAGACGAGTGTACTGGAGCTGTTTCATGGTCCTTCACTAGCATTCAAAGACGTTGGTGCTCGTTACATGGCAGGCTTAATGTCTTATTATTCGAACCGTAATGATAAGGAAGTAAATATTCTGGTGGCTACTTCAGGTGACACTGGGGGAGCTGTCGCGATGGGTTTTCATAACGTTCCGGGTGTTCGCGTTTCTATCTTATATCCCACGGGGCGGGTGAGCGAACTTCAGGAAAAACAACTGACCACACTTGGCGGCAATATTCAGGCGTTTGAAGTAGATGGCTCATTCGACGATTGTCAGGCCATCGTTAAACAGGCTTTTGTTGACCCTGAATTGAATACGCATCTGTCGCTCTCATCGGCGAATTCGATCAATATCTTTCGATTGATTCCACAGGGCTTTTACTACGTTCGCGCTTATGGACAGGTGCGCAAGTATAGCAAGCCCGTCGTTTTCTCTACCCCAAGCGGAAACTTTGGTAATCTCAGTGCCGGTGCCATGGTCCAACAAATGGGCCTGCCGGTAGCCCATTTTGTGGCAGCAACCAACCTGAACAATGTTGTACCCGCTTACATAAAGACGGGATTGTATGCAACTAAGCCATCTGTTGCTACGGTCTCCAATGCGATGGATGTTGGAAGTCCCAGTAACTTCGTTCGGCTTTCTCATCTCTACAGCGATGGGTATGATCGCTTCAAGGAAAACGTTTCTGGCTATTTTTACGATGATGACGAAACCCGGGCGGGGATGCAGCGAATCGATGATCAATACGGCTATGTGGCCTGTCCTCATACGGCTATCGGCATTATGGGACTAGAAGCTTATCTGGCAGAAACGAAATTGGATTACACGGGTGTTGCTCTGGCTACGGCTCATCCGTCGAAATTTAAGCCGCTGGTCGAAGAGGTTCTAGGACGCCCTATTCGTGTTCCTGAGCGGCTAGCCATTTTGGCTGATCGGGATAAGCAAAGCATCCGCATCCCTGCTGATTACGAGGTTTTCAAAGAATCTTTACTGCAATCCGTTTCCTAA
- a CDS encoding tetratricopeptide repeat protein produces the protein MLIRSKVFVGLMWLLSAGLALGQGGATLAEEYYKAGEFEKAANEYAKLLKTDVTWIRLSRYVNSLQKSNKTDEAAKYLRKQERSDEPNRPYYQLLMGQLATQQGDTVLASNQFNAALQSSKSATNKLEKIASAFNEAGEARWAVRALETAREVSKEPTAYSEDLMGLYRATGQTEKAINEIITTSKQPDKKETVLAALQGFINTKDEPLVEKALYAKIQQEPNELAYNELLIWYFVQKQKFGRALLQEKATDKRVKLNGSRVYDLGMLAMNNKEYKTAAESFEYITTTYPQGQLYPFARRLVIQAREEQVKNTYPVDKVEIRKLIGDYQKMLQEIGTNVKTLEALRSTANLYGNYLDSKDTALTVLDLAIELGKTDKNFVDRCKLDKGDIYLLKGEPWESTLLYSQVEKSQKEELLGYEAKLKNAKLHYYRGNLVVAKDILDVLKIATSREIANDAEQLSLLIVDNTGMDSTEAAMREYAAIDLLLFQNKTDEAIEALKGMWTKYAEHPLADEILWLRANTYLKQGKNAEALEDLKKITASYPKDILGDDALFTQGKIYEDRLKDKAAAMDAYQKVLTQYPGSIYGAESRKRFRALRGDTVN, from the coding sequence ATGTTAATAAGGTCAAAAGTCTTTGTTGGGCTGATGTGGCTCTTGTCAGCCGGACTTGCCTTGGGGCAGGGGGGGGCGACGTTGGCCGAAGAATATTACAAAGCAGGGGAGTTCGAAAAAGCCGCGAACGAATATGCCAAGCTGTTGAAAACCGACGTGACCTGGATTCGCCTGTCGCGGTATGTGAATAGCCTGCAAAAAAGTAACAAGACGGATGAAGCCGCCAAATACCTGCGCAAGCAGGAACGAAGCGATGAGCCGAACCGCCCATACTACCAATTGCTGATGGGCCAGTTAGCTACCCAACAGGGTGACACGGTGCTGGCGAGTAATCAATTTAATGCGGCTTTGCAATCGAGCAAGTCAGCGACCAACAAGCTCGAAAAGATAGCGAGTGCCTTCAACGAAGCAGGAGAGGCCCGCTGGGCGGTCCGGGCACTCGAGACGGCCCGAGAGGTCAGTAAGGAGCCAACGGCCTACAGCGAGGACTTAATGGGCCTCTACCGGGCGACGGGTCAAACCGAAAAAGCGATCAATGAAATCATAACAACCAGTAAACAGCCAGACAAAAAAGAAACGGTGCTGGCAGCCCTTCAGGGGTTTATCAACACCAAGGATGAGCCACTTGTGGAAAAAGCCCTGTACGCCAAAATACAGCAAGAACCGAATGAACTCGCCTACAATGAATTATTGATCTGGTATTTTGTGCAAAAGCAGAAATTTGGCCGAGCCTTGCTACAGGAGAAAGCGACTGATAAGCGCGTAAAACTGAACGGTAGCCGTGTATATGATCTCGGCATGCTGGCGATGAACAACAAAGAGTACAAAACAGCCGCTGAGTCGTTCGAATATATAACCACGACGTATCCACAGGGTCAACTCTATCCGTTTGCTCGGCGGCTGGTTATTCAGGCTCGCGAAGAGCAAGTGAAAAATACGTATCCGGTTGACAAGGTTGAAATTCGTAAATTGATTGGTGACTACCAGAAAATGCTTCAGGAAATCGGCACCAATGTTAAAACGCTCGAAGCCCTCCGGAGTACGGCCAATCTATACGGCAATTACCTCGACAGCAAAGACACAGCCTTAACGGTGCTTGATCTAGCCATTGAATTGGGTAAGACGGACAAAAATTTCGTTGACCGTTGCAAACTCGACAAAGGCGATATCTACTTGCTGAAAGGGGAACCTTGGGAATCCACACTGCTGTATTCTCAGGTTGAAAAGTCACAAAAAGAAGAGTTGCTGGGTTATGAGGCTAAGCTGAAAAATGCCAAGCTTCACTACTACCGAGGAAATCTAGTGGTAGCCAAGGATATTCTGGATGTATTGAAAATTGCTACATCGCGCGAAATAGCCAACGATGCCGAGCAGTTAAGTTTGCTGATTGTGGATAACACGGGCATGGATAGTACCGAAGCCGCCATGCGCGAATACGCAGCCATCGATCTGCTGCTGTTTCAAAATAAAACGGATGAAGCTATTGAAGCGCTCAAAGGCATGTGGACAAAGTACGCCGAACACCCACTGGCTGATGAGATCCTTTGGCTTCGCGCAAATACTTACCTTAAACAGGGGAAGAACGCAGAAGCGCTGGAAGATTTGAAAAAGATAACCGCTTCCTACCCGAAAGATATTCTGGGTGATGATGCGCTGTTTACGCAGGGAAAGATTTATGAAGATCGGCTGAAAGATAAAGCAGCCGCTATGGACGCATACCAAAAGGTTCTGACACAATACCCCGGAAGTATTTATGGTGCCGAATCCAGGAAACGATTCCGGGCGCTGCGTGGGGATACCGTTAATTAA
- a CDS encoding class I SAM-dependent methyltransferase yields the protein MINTAYRLVRNHTLQSKLTLINKLNGGKGQLLDVGCGTGAFLDTCKQAGWQVSGMEPDQDARAIAQKKLNADIQPSLESLSGKQPVDIITLWHVLEHIPNLNETIPQLNNLLDPKGTLLIAVPNSDSYDAQYFKEYWAAYDVPRHLHHFTPSTIEVLFKKHGLTLVDKKPMVFDAFYIAMLSTRYMTGKTDYLKSVRIGLASNNHAKQTGNSSSLIYLFQKSR from the coding sequence TTGATCAATACAGCGTATCGGTTAGTTCGTAATCACACGCTTCAGTCGAAGTTAACACTGATCAACAAACTCAACGGGGGCAAGGGTCAACTGCTCGACGTAGGTTGCGGGACGGGCGCTTTTCTGGATACATGTAAACAGGCTGGTTGGCAAGTGTCAGGGATGGAACCCGATCAGGACGCTCGTGCTATTGCGCAAAAAAAACTGAACGCCGATATTCAGCCAAGCCTTGAATCGCTTAGCGGGAAGCAACCCGTTGACATCATTACGCTGTGGCATGTACTCGAACACATTCCGAACCTGAACGAGACAATACCGCAACTTAATAACTTACTTGACCCAAAGGGGACGTTGCTGATTGCTGTTCCGAACTCAGACTCTTACGACGCTCAGTACTTCAAGGAGTACTGGGCCGCTTACGATGTACCTCGTCACCTGCATCATTTTACCCCATCAACCATTGAGGTACTATTCAAAAAACATGGGTTAACGCTTGTTGACAAAAAGCCTATGGTATTTGACGCATTCTATATTGCTATGCTGAGTACACGGTACATGACAGGTAAGACCGATTATCTGAAAAGTGTGCGGATAGGATTAGCCTCGAATAACCACGCCAAGCAAACAGGCAACTCGTCCAGTTTGATCTATCTCTTTCAAAAGAGCCGATAA
- the mnmG gene encoding tRNA uridine-5-carboxymethylaminomethyl(34) synthesis enzyme MnmG, with the protein MFSSYDVIVVGAGHAGCEAASAAATMGSKVLLITMNMQTIAQMSCNPAMGGVAKGQIVREVDALGGLSGIISDKSMIQFRMLNRSKGPAMWSPRCQSDRHVFASEWRKALEENRNIDFWQDTVNEVLVKDGHITGVKTSLGVDFFAKAVVLTNGTFLNGRMFIGEKIFGGGRTAERAATGLTEQLITLGFESGRMKTGTPPRVDGRSLNYDLMEEQLGDEKPGKFSYTNTPALTKQRSCWITYTNQAVHDELKKGFEKSPMFTGRIKGLGPRYCPSVEDKINRFADKDRHQIFVEPEGWDTVEVYVNGFSTSLPETVQYDALRKIPGFENIRMFRPGYAVEYDFFPPTQLKPTLETQLVKNLFFAGQINGTTGYEEAACQGLMAGINAHRNVNEEAEFTIKRSEGYIGVLIDDLITKGTEEPYRMFTSRAEYRTLLRQDNADLRLTEKGYAIGLASQQRYEMMVTKRSGIAQLTEAIRLAKVKPEEINDWLEAKGSSPLREKNSLYTLLKRPEIDQSDVKELLSFLPDMPGVGEETLEQTVIEIKYEDYLNREKQNAEKLDKWESLSINPTFDYDRLKALSFEGKEKLKRLRPATIGQASRISGVSPSDVSILLVYMGR; encoded by the coding sequence ATGTTTTCTTCTTACGATGTCATTGTAGTTGGAGCAGGGCACGCCGGTTGTGAAGCGGCTAGTGCTGCCGCCACTATGGGTTCTAAGGTATTGCTCATCACAATGAATATGCAGACCATTGCACAAATGTCGTGTAACCCGGCTATGGGCGGTGTTGCCAAAGGGCAGATTGTGCGTGAAGTCGATGCACTTGGCGGACTGTCGGGAATCATTAGTGACAAGAGTATGATTCAATTTAGAATGTTGAATCGATCGAAAGGCCCTGCCATGTGGAGTCCCCGTTGTCAAAGCGATCGGCACGTGTTTGCGTCAGAATGGCGAAAAGCGTTAGAAGAAAACAGAAATATTGATTTCTGGCAAGATACCGTTAATGAAGTACTTGTTAAAGACGGTCATATAACGGGTGTAAAAACCAGTCTGGGTGTCGATTTTTTTGCCAAAGCAGTTGTCCTCACAAACGGCACGTTCCTAAATGGTCGAATGTTTATTGGCGAAAAAATATTCGGTGGCGGACGAACAGCGGAGCGAGCGGCAACGGGTTTGACGGAACAGCTGATTACGCTCGGTTTCGAGTCGGGTCGGATGAAGACCGGAACTCCTCCCCGAGTCGATGGCCGAAGTCTCAATTATGATTTGATGGAAGAACAGCTAGGTGACGAAAAACCAGGCAAGTTTTCCTACACGAATACCCCAGCCCTGACGAAACAACGCAGCTGCTGGATAACGTACACAAATCAGGCTGTTCATGACGAACTCAAGAAAGGGTTTGAAAAATCGCCCATGTTTACGGGTCGGATCAAAGGGCTGGGTCCGCGCTACTGTCCATCGGTCGAGGATAAAATCAATCGGTTTGCGGATAAAGATCGACATCAAATTTTCGTAGAACCGGAAGGATGGGATACTGTCGAAGTCTACGTGAACGGATTCTCGACCTCGCTACCCGAAACGGTTCAGTACGATGCCTTGCGAAAAATACCTGGCTTTGAGAATATACGCATGTTCAGACCAGGCTATGCGGTTGAATATGACTTTTTTCCACCCACGCAATTAAAGCCAACACTTGAGACGCAGTTAGTCAAAAATCTCTTTTTCGCCGGTCAGATCAATGGTACAACGGGCTATGAAGAAGCGGCTTGTCAGGGTTTGATGGCCGGTATCAATGCGCACCGAAACGTGAACGAAGAAGCTGAATTTACGATCAAGCGTTCAGAAGGCTATATCGGTGTGTTGATCGACGATCTGATCACGAAAGGCACCGAAGAACCATACCGCATGTTTACCTCAAGAGCTGAATACCGTACCTTATTACGGCAGGATAATGCAGATCTGCGGCTTACTGAGAAGGGCTATGCCATTGGTCTGGCATCGCAGCAACGGTATGAAATGATGGTTACCAAACGTAGTGGTATTGCCCAACTAACCGAGGCAATACGATTAGCTAAAGTAAAACCGGAAGAGATAAATGATTGGCTGGAAGCTAAGGGTAGTTCCCCATTACGCGAGAAGAACAGTCTATACACACTCCTGAAACGGCCAGAGATAGACCAGTCTGACGTAAAAGAGTTGCTGAGTTTTCTTCCGGATATGCCTGGGGTAGGGGAGGAGACTTTGGAACAAACGGTCATTGAGATCAAGTACGAGGATTACCTCAACCGGGAAAAACAGAATGCCGAGAAACTAGATAAATGGGAAAGTTTGTCGATCAATCCAACATTCGACTATGACCGGCTCAAAGCGTTGTCGTTTGAAGGAAAAGAAAAATTAAAACGGCTTCGGCCAGCAACGATTGGTCAGGCATCCCGCATCAGCGGGGTAAGTCCTTCCGATGTTTCGATTCTTCTGGTCTATATGGGCCGTTAA